A region from the Triticum aestivum cultivar Chinese Spring chromosome 3D, IWGSC CS RefSeq v2.1, whole genome shotgun sequence genome encodes:
- the LOC123078383 gene encoding uncharacterized protein isoform X1 — MGSVGGEEEFPAGVTGADAEVGALVWVRRRNGSWWPGRILGQDELPENCVVPPRSAGTPIKLLGRPDGSIDWYNLEKSKRVKAFRCGEYEECIEKAKILARQQKRTYNEGKYVRREDAIMHALEIERSRFPDEDEMDDAMCASENRYSANSRNIGGASRISSRVERGLYDIEENSAQGLSEASTFFKLPQNISSSSTRYASSSRKKRKASNKFEDDTVKGFRRMRDLIGSNRTPKQKSSAGSFSNGYHDLPHLESGPSFGYELPSTNGINKNKQSHSLTKRKRSNIGQAYENSRKKDKRRPLSKLCKDSAVKVPTYWDASGQSSVQSPGHKLSNVFESNWGGFSLPGNLNCSYSSGTSSVETLADALCTSRNGATKASKLKEAEVLDGTGFLSDGCSDDDDEFLDAHRTMEDDVTAEGHLHTHGSCASVKDETLKGKTQITDYSREHIPLLRDNTSSKKKNIQVAPVSCNMDESLMVEQYGRTIKCKEQDEDVTGLDARVGSASDPGSSMKFVLVPPDDGAGVMGQQYYESGPEHDESFETLSNHSHSEKVGAASPYYGSPLKVILPEQKPDMKSTRCHVVKPMKSVQADYKLYDVELAVEGTYKGHRAPLVSLTSKWNRKPVMGFPVPVVVLDDSCPVESRDNHHLAKNSLTNLLKRSEVAEPRQPRSAHSSKSKLGGRKKVSEHDIDKSWRPHTKKSASSPRKMRRLSSFGSSRRESSNRNTVVRKIGGPTIACIPVRLVFSRINEALSFHVRSENTS; from the exons ATGGGAAGCGTCGGTGGAGAGGAGGAGTTCCCCGCCGGCGTGACGGGGGCGGACGCGGAGGTGGGGGCGCTAGTCTGGGTGCGCCGCCGCAACGGATCCTGGTGGCCCGGCCGGATCCTTGGCCAGGACGAGTTACCCGAGAACTGCGTGGTTCCACCGCGCTCTGCAGGCACACCCATCAAGCTCCTCGGCCGCCCGGACGGCAGCAT TGACTGGTATAATCTCGAGAAATCTAAGCGTGTGAAGGCATTCCGGTGTGGTGAGTATGAAGAGTGTATAGAAAAAGCGAAAATTTTGGCTCGCCAGCAAAAGAGAACCTACAATGAAGGAAAGTATGTTCGCAGGGAGGATGCCATTATGCACGCCCTTGAAATAGAAAGATCTCGCTTTCCAGATGAAGATGAGATGGACGATGCTATGTGTGCATCTGAGAACAGGTATTCTGCAAACTCTAGAAACATAGGTGGAGCCAGCAGAATATCTTCTCGCGTTGAAAGGGGTCTGTATGATATTGAAGAAAACTCAGCTCAAGGTTTATCTGAAGCGTCAACATTTTTCAAGCTGCCACAAAATATATCCTCTTCAAGTACTAGGTATGCTTCATCGTCAAGGAAGAAACGGAAGGCATCAAACAAATTTGAGGATGACACAGTCAAAGGATTCCGGCGTATGAGAGACCTTATTGGATCAAACAGGACCCCGAAACAGAAGTCAAGTGCTGGTTCTTTTTCAAATGGGTATCATGATTTACCTCATCTTGAAAGTGGGCCAAGCTTTGGCTATGAGTTGCCTAGCACAAATGGAATAAACAAGAATAAGCAGTCTCATTCATTGACAAAAAGGAAACGCTCCAATATTGGTCAAGCTTATGAAAATTCAAGAAAGAAAGATAAGCGACGTCCTTTGTCAAAGTTATGTAAAGATTCAGCAGTGAAAGTTCCAACATATTGGGACGCTTCAGGACAGTCTTCTGTCCAGTCCCCTGGACACAAACTGTCGAACGTGTTTGAATCAAATTGGGGGGGATTTTCTTTGCCAGGAAATTTAAATTGTTCTTACAGCTCGGGCACTTCAAGTGTGGAGACTTTAGCAGATGCCTTATGTACTAGTCGCAATGGTGCTACCAAAGCTTCTAAACTAAAGGAAGCTGAAGTCTTGGACGGGACTGGGTTTCTTAGTGATGGCTgctctgatgatgatgatgagtttcTTGATGCTCACCGTACTATGGAGGATGATGTCACAGCAGAAG GCCATCTGCACACACATGGATCGTGTGCATCTGTAAAGGATGAGACCTTAAAAGGCAAGACACAAATTACTGACTATAGCAGAGAACACATACCCTTACTTCGTGATAATACAAGTTCCAAGAAGAAAAACATACAGGTAGCTCCAGTAAGCTGCAACATGGATGAAAGTTTGATGGTGGAACAATATGGAAGGACAATAAAATGCAAGGAACAAGATGAAGATGTTACTGGGTTGGATGCACGAGTCGGAAGTGCTAGTGATCCTGGGAGTAGCATGAAATTTGTGCTGGTTCCTCCAGATGATGGTGCTGGCGTTATGGGGCAACAATATTATGAAAGCGGACCCGAGCATGATGAGTCATTTGAAACTCTAAGCAACCATTCACACTCTGAAAAGGTTGGGGCAGCATCCCCATATTATGGGTCACCGCTTAAAGTAATACTGCCTGAGCAGAAACCTGATATGAAATCTACAAGATGCCATGTGGTAAAGCCAATGAAGAGTGTACAAGCAGACTATAAACTTTATGATGTTGAGTTGGCAGTCGAAGGAACCTACAAGGGCCACCGTGCACCTCTTGTTTCTCTGACAAGTAAATGGAACCGTAAACCTGTTATGGGGTTTCCTGTACCTGTTGTTGTTTTGGATGATAGTTGTCCTGTGGAAAGTAGAGATAATCACCATCTGGCAAAGAACAGTCTTACCAACTTGCTAAAGAGGAGCGAAGTTGCAGAACCGCGCCAGCCAAGATCGGCACATTCATCTAAATCAAAACTTGGTGGCCGTAAAAAGGTCTCGGAGCATGATATTGATAAGTCCTGGCGGCCACATACCAAGAAATCAGCATCTTCACCAAGGAAAATGCGCAGGCTCTCATCTTTTGGCAGCAGCCGTAGAGAAAGCTCAAACAGAAATACTGTAGTTCGAAAAATTGGCGGGCCAACTATTGCGTGCATCCCGGTTCGACTTGTTTTCAGTAGGATCAATGAAGCATTAAGCTTTCATGTGAGATCAGAGAACACTAGCTGA
- the LOC123078383 gene encoding uncharacterized protein At1g51745 isoform X2, translating to MGSVGGEEEFPAGVTGADAEVGALVWVRRRNGSWWPGRILGQDELPENCVVPPRSAGTPIKLLGRPDGSIDWYNLEKSKRVKAFRCGEYEECIEKAKILARQQKRTYNEGKYVRREDAIMHALEIERSRFPDEDEMDDAMCASENRYSANSRNIGGASRISSRVERGLYDIEENSAQGLSEASTFFKLPQNISSSSTRYASSSRKKRKASNKFEDDTVKGFRRMRDLIGSNRTPKQKSSAGSFSNGYHDLPHLESGPSFGYELPSTNGINKNKQSHSLTKRKRSNIGQAYENSRKKDKRRPLSKLCKDSAVKVPTYWDASGQSSVQSPGHKLSNVFESNWGGFSLPGNLNCSYSSGTSSVETLADALCTSRNGATKASKLKEAEVLDGTGFLSDGCSDDDDEFLDAHRTMEDDVTAEGFVVISCSMLCDQVDHVLEVNPVHIGMFPLPA from the exons ATGGGAAGCGTCGGTGGAGAGGAGGAGTTCCCCGCCGGCGTGACGGGGGCGGACGCGGAGGTGGGGGCGCTAGTCTGGGTGCGCCGCCGCAACGGATCCTGGTGGCCCGGCCGGATCCTTGGCCAGGACGAGTTACCCGAGAACTGCGTGGTTCCACCGCGCTCTGCAGGCACACCCATCAAGCTCCTCGGCCGCCCGGACGGCAGCAT TGACTGGTATAATCTCGAGAAATCTAAGCGTGTGAAGGCATTCCGGTGTGGTGAGTATGAAGAGTGTATAGAAAAAGCGAAAATTTTGGCTCGCCAGCAAAAGAGAACCTACAATGAAGGAAAGTATGTTCGCAGGGAGGATGCCATTATGCACGCCCTTGAAATAGAAAGATCTCGCTTTCCAGATGAAGATGAGATGGACGATGCTATGTGTGCATCTGAGAACAGGTATTCTGCAAACTCTAGAAACATAGGTGGAGCCAGCAGAATATCTTCTCGCGTTGAAAGGGGTCTGTATGATATTGAAGAAAACTCAGCTCAAGGTTTATCTGAAGCGTCAACATTTTTCAAGCTGCCACAAAATATATCCTCTTCAAGTACTAGGTATGCTTCATCGTCAAGGAAGAAACGGAAGGCATCAAACAAATTTGAGGATGACACAGTCAAAGGATTCCGGCGTATGAGAGACCTTATTGGATCAAACAGGACCCCGAAACAGAAGTCAAGTGCTGGTTCTTTTTCAAATGGGTATCATGATTTACCTCATCTTGAAAGTGGGCCAAGCTTTGGCTATGAGTTGCCTAGCACAAATGGAATAAACAAGAATAAGCAGTCTCATTCATTGACAAAAAGGAAACGCTCCAATATTGGTCAAGCTTATGAAAATTCAAGAAAGAAAGATAAGCGACGTCCTTTGTCAAAGTTATGTAAAGATTCAGCAGTGAAAGTTCCAACATATTGGGACGCTTCAGGACAGTCTTCTGTCCAGTCCCCTGGACACAAACTGTCGAACGTGTTTGAATCAAATTGGGGGGGATTTTCTTTGCCAGGAAATTTAAATTGTTCTTACAGCTCGGGCACTTCAAGTGTGGAGACTTTAGCAGATGCCTTATGTACTAGTCGCAATGGTGCTACCAAAGCTTCTAAACTAAAGGAAGCTGAAGTCTTGGACGGGACTGGGTTTCTTAGTGATGGCTgctctgatgatgatgatgagtttcTTGATGCTCACCGTACTATGGAGGATGATGTCACAGCAGAAG GTTTTGTTGTTATAAGCTGCTCCATGCTTTGTGATCAAGTCGACCATGTGTTAGAGGTGAATCCTGTACACATTGGCATGTTTCCTTTACCAGCCTGA